A section of the Clostridium felsineum DSM 794 genome encodes:
- the cbiG gene encoding cobalt-precorrin 5A hydrolase, which yields MRTALISLNSYGDQIGEKLKKAMAIDIYSKNHIENFKIKDLTGRLMKEYDALIFAASTGIAVRAIAPFIKSKTEDPAVIVVDVLSKFTISLLSGHIGGANALTLKVSTILASTPVITTATDNLKIKAPDIIAKENGLIIDNLKKMKDISVLLVASKKVAFIDEENLIDIQEGYTSDLNAEGKVYVTNKLMTLKNNELKLIRKNIVLGIGCRKNYDVDNMRNIVLEKLKEFYIDKRAVRIVASIDVKAEEKAIISLSDYLNAQFVTFTKEDIKTVEDMYEGSEFVQKNVGVKSVCEPSVKLSGGEILFPKMKINGMTLCIGKLEEKL from the coding sequence ATGAGAACAGCACTTATAAGTTTAAATAGTTATGGAGACCAAATTGGAGAAAAGTTAAAGAAGGCTATGGCAATTGACATATATTCAAAAAATCATATTGAAAATTTTAAAATAAAGGATCTTACAGGTAGGCTTATGAAGGAATACGATGCTCTGATTTTTGCGGCATCTACAGGAATAGCAGTTAGAGCTATTGCTCCTTTTATAAAAAGTAAAACTGAAGATCCAGCTGTAATTGTAGTGGATGTACTCTCAAAATTTACAATAAGTCTTTTAAGTGGTCATATAGGTGGAGCAAATGCTTTAACCTTAAAAGTATCAACAATATTAGCTTCAACTCCAGTAATAACAACAGCTACAGATAACCTTAAAATAAAAGCTCCAGATATTATTGCAAAAGAGAATGGACTTATAATAGATAATCTAAAAAAAATGAAAGACATATCAGTTCTTTTAGTGGCATCTAAAAAGGTTGCTTTTATAGATGAAGAAAATTTGATTGATATACAAGAAGGCTACACAAGTGATTTAAATGCAGAGGGTAAGGTCTATGTCACAAATAAATTGATGACTTTGAAGAATAATGAACTAAAGCTTATACGAAAAAATATTGTTTTAGGTATAGGATGTAGGAAAAATTATGATGTAGATAATATGCGAAATATAGTTTTAGAAAAATTAAAGGAGTTTTATATAGATAAAAGGGCTGTTAGAATTGTAGCTTCAATAGATGTTAAAGCAGAAGAAAAGGCGATTATTTCTCTAAGTGATTATCTAAATGCTCAATTTGTAACATTTACTAAAGAAGATATAAAAACAGTAGAAGATATGTATGAAGGCAGCGAATTTGTACAAAAAAATGTTGGAGTAAAATCTGTATGTGAACCTTCAGTAAAGCTTTCAGGTGGAGAAATACTTTTCCCTAAGATGAAGATAAATGGTATGACTTTGTGCATAGGAAAATTAGAGGAAAAGTTATGA
- a CDS encoding sirohydrochlorin cobaltochelatase — MKKAILVISFGTTYENTRKLTIDKIEEKIRNEFKDYEIRRAFTSYKIIEVLKKRDNIIVDTPDTALEKLKQDGYEEIIIQPLHIIPGSEYEFVKRIVEKYSEEFKKIKLGRPVLYYKGMPENFPDDYAIMIDSIKDIIPKEKLVILMGHGSNHSSNACYSCLQLVLRDRGFHNAFIANVEGYPNIDDVLGYIKDYSSKEVTLIPLMLVAGNHALIDMAGEDEDSFKNVLIKHGFEVTPYMHGLGEIEKFQQIYIEHIKDTIKERYEGELKGEK, encoded by the coding sequence ATGAAAAAAGCAATTTTAGTAATAAGTTTTGGTACAACTTATGAAAATACGAGAAAACTAACAATAGATAAAATAGAAGAAAAAATTAGGAATGAATTTAAAGATTATGAAATTAGAAGAGCATTCACTTCTTACAAAATAATAGAAGTTCTAAAAAAGAGAGATAACATAATTGTAGATACTCCAGATACCGCGCTAGAAAAATTAAAACAAGATGGTTATGAAGAAATAATTATTCAACCTCTTCATATTATACCTGGTTCTGAGTACGAATTTGTGAAAAGAATAGTGGAAAAATATTCGGAGGAATTTAAGAAAATAAAACTTGGCAGACCTGTTTTATATTATAAAGGTATGCCAGAAAATTTCCCGGATGATTATGCTATTATGATAGATTCTATAAAGGATATAATTCCTAAAGAAAAATTAGTAATACTTATGGGACATGGAAGCAATCATAGTTCTAATGCATGTTATTCCTGTCTTCAACTTGTATTAAGAGATAGAGGATTTCATAATGCCTTTATAGCAAATGTAGAAGGCTATCCTAATATTGATGATGTACTAGGATATATTAAAGATTATTCGAGTAAGGAGGTTACTTTGATTCCACTTATGTTAGTAGCGGGAAATCATGCACTTATAGATATGGCAGGAGAAGATGAAGATTCCTTTAAAAATGTACTCATAAAGCATGGTTTTGAAGTAACGCCTTATATGCACGGACTTGGGGAAATTGAAAAGTTTCAACAAATATATATAGAGCATATAAAAGATACTATAAAAGAGAGGTATGAGGGAGAATTAAAGGGGGAAAAGTAA
- a CDS encoding pyridoxal phosphate-dependent aminotransferase: MIHGGDIYTEGVFKGKELIDYSSNINPLGVPKTFLSNINEAVKNLEVYPDVSYRKINKSIENYLKIKNMGIVLGNGASEIIELSVSLFKRILIVVPSYIEYEINARRHNVDIIYSYLNNDMDIDYEDIMSKLKDVEAIIIGNPNNPNGGIINKDKFKYILNFAEKNKKTIIIDEAFVEFTGNTNFSFTQEAEQYNCLFIIRAMTKFFAMPGIRFGYGITKNKEIINKIKEKQNPWNINCFAEIAAIKCLSDKKYIEESLLWIKSARGNFINELHDISFIEKVFYPHANFVLIKLKKITGETLYELLLQEGFVIRRAENFKGLDDSFVRFAIKDDRLNESFIKVLKGVEGKI; this comes from the coding sequence ATGATTCACGGTGGAGATATTTACACAGAAGGTGTTTTTAAAGGAAAAGAGCTCATAGATTATAGCTCTAATATAAATCCATTAGGTGTTCCTAAAACTTTTTTAAGTAATATAAATGAGGCAGTAAAAAATCTAGAAGTATACCCAGATGTGAGTTATAGGAAAATAAATAAAAGCATAGAAAATTATCTAAAAATAAAAAATATGGGTATAGTACTTGGAAACGGGGCTTCAGAGATAATTGAACTCTCAGTAAGTCTTTTTAAAAGAATTTTAATAGTAGTTCCATCCTATATAGAATACGAAATTAATGCTAGAAGACATAATGTAGATATTATATATTCTTATTTAAATAATGATATGGATATTGATTATGAAGATATAATGTCTAAACTTAAAGATGTAGAGGCCATTATAATAGGAAATCCAAATAACCCTAATGGTGGAATAATAAATAAAGATAAATTTAAATACATATTGAATTTTGCGGAGAAAAATAAGAAGACAATTATTATAGATGAAGCTTTTGTTGAATTTACAGGAAACACGAATTTCAGTTTTACACAGGAAGCAGAACAATATAACTGTTTGTTTATAATAAGAGCTATGACAAAATTTTTTGCAATGCCTGGAATAAGATTTGGATATGGAATAACGAAAAACAAGGAAATCATAAATAAAATAAAGGAAAAACAAAATCCTTGGAATATAAATTGTTTTGCTGAAATAGCAGCAATTAAATGCTTAAGTGATAAAAAATATATTGAAGAATCTCTTTTATGGATTAAGAGTGCAAGGGGAAATTTTATAAATGAGCTTCATGATATAAGTTTTATAGAAAAGGTATTTTATCCACATGCAAATTTTGTACTCATAAAGCTTAAAAAAATAACAGGGGAAACGCTTTATGAACTTTTATTACAAGAGGGCTTTGTAATAAGACGAGCAGAAAATTTTAAGGGACTTGATGATAGCTTTGTCAGATTTGCTATAAAGGATGATAGGTTAAATGAAAGCTTTATAAAAGTTCTTAAGGGTGTGGAAGGTAAAATATGA
- the cobT gene encoding nicotinate-nucleotide--dimethylbenzimidazole phosphoribosyltransferase — MNTMELINKIHGLNTEAMDIIQKRLNNLTKPLGSLGTLEDIVKRLGGITGDEFPSVKNKTVIIMCADNGVTDEKVSSCPKSVTATVTENFTKGFTGINVFTRHVGADIKVIDIGVDADIDIDGVINKKIRKGTSNMAKGPAMTREEALKGLTIGIETVKELKDKGVNLLGTGEMGIGNTTTSSAVASVLTGSDVEKMVGIGSGLTKEAFKNKIEIVKRSIEINKPDKDDPIDVLRKVGGFDIAGLAGCFLGAAIYRLPIVIDGFISAAAALLAVKINPVVREFLIPSHGSAEPGSTWIMEELKLEPMLNLKMRLGEGTGAALAFQLIDMAVFSYVEMGTFQKAEIEPYKPLK, encoded by the coding sequence ATGAATACTATGGAATTAATAAATAAAATTCATGGATTAAATACTGAGGCTATGGACATAATTCAAAAAAGGTTAAATAACTTAACTAAGCCGCTAGGAAGTCTAGGGACTTTAGAGGATATAGTAAAAAGACTTGGAGGTATAACAGGAGATGAATTTCCTTCAGTTAAAAATAAAACAGTTATTATAATGTGTGCTGATAATGGTGTTACAGATGAAAAGGTGAGTTCTTGTCCTAAAAGTGTTACAGCCACAGTTACAGAGAATTTTACAAAGGGCTTTACGGGAATAAATGTGTTTACAAGGCATGTTGGTGCAGATATAAAGGTTATAGATATAGGTGTAGATGCAGACATAGATATAGATGGAGTAATAAATAAAAAGATAAGAAAAGGTACAAGTAATATGGCAAAAGGACCTGCAATGACTAGAGAAGAGGCGTTAAAGGGGCTCACAATAGGAATTGAAACAGTGAAAGAACTTAAGGATAAAGGTGTGAATTTACTTGGAACAGGAGAAATGGGAATAGGAAATACCACAACCAGTAGCGCAGTAGCATCAGTATTAACTGGCTCAGATGTGGAGAAAATGGTTGGTATAGGCTCAGGACTTACAAAAGAAGCCTTTAAAAATAAAATTGAAATTGTAAAAAGGTCCATAGAAATAAATAAACCTGATAAAGACGATCCTATTGATGTTTTAAGAAAAGTTGGTGGCTTTGATATAGCGGGGCTTGCAGGATGCTTTTTAGGAGCAGCAATATATAGACTGCCTATAGTTATTGATGGTTTTATATCAGCAGCTGCGGCACTTTTAGCAGTTAAAATAAATCCTGTGGTTAGAGAGTTTTTAATTCCATCTCACGGGTCAGCAGAACCGGGAAGTACATGGATTATGGAAGAGCTGAAATTAGAGCCAATGTTAAACTTAAAAATGAGATTAGGTGAAGGTACAGGTGCAGCGTTGGCTTTTCAATTAATAGATATGGCGGTTTTTTCTTATGTCGAAATGGGAACCTTTCAAAAAGCTGAGATAGAACCATACAAACCATTAAAATAA
- a CDS encoding energy-coupling factor ABC transporter permease, with product MHIEDGILSSAAWGTWYAASALFVIPGVREIKKRSEKNLYYKPFLSMVGVGVFVISCMHIPVPVTGSCSHPCGTPLAAILIGPLATTVITAIALLFQALFLGHGGITTIGANNISMGIAGGLSGYAMFKLLKKFNAPLWLAAGMAGFVGDIVTYLVSALELAISLHGHTSIFKQWMIFFMGYGPTQIPLAIAEGIFTAAIIKIMLKRRPDILNSSMSNIIGRSKDE from the coding sequence ATGCATATAGAAGACGGTATATTATCATCAGCAGCATGGGGAACCTGGTATGCTGCATCAGCTTTATTTGTTATTCCAGGTGTAAGAGAAATAAAGAAAAGATCAGAGAAAAATTTATACTATAAACCATTTTTATCAATGGTTGGCGTGGGGGTTTTTGTAATATCCTGCATGCATATACCTGTTCCTGTGACAGGATCCTGTTCTCATCCCTGTGGAACACCGCTGGCAGCTATATTAATAGGACCTTTAGCTACTACTGTTATAACAGCAATAGCTCTGCTGTTTCAAGCTCTGTTTTTGGGACATGGAGGTATAACAACTATTGGAGCAAACAATATTTCAATGGGAATAGCAGGAGGGTTATCTGGATATGCTATGTTCAAGCTTTTAAAGAAATTTAATGCACCTTTGTGGTTAGCAGCTGGAATGGCAGGTTTTGTTGGAGATATTGTCACATATTTAGTAAGTGCATTAGAACTAGCAATAAGTTTGCATGGACATACATCTATATTCAAGCAGTGGATGATATTTTTTATGGGATACGGTCCAACACAAATTCCACTAGCCATTGCAGAAGGAATTTTCACTGCAGCAATAATAAAGATAATGCTTAAAAGAAGACCAGATATTTTAAACAGTTCTATGAGTAACATAATAGGGAGGAGTAAAGATGAATAG
- a CDS encoding superoxide dismutase family protein, with the protein MYFDQYKCPFLNDDYYFDYRSEDELYMRPVRRAQANIVGGAIAPNIRGVVIFTAVANGTEVSVVLNGLPPYRPAMGGRPQVGPHGFHIHGIGDCTKGTALKPFPNTGEHWNPTNQPHGNHAGDFPVIFSNNGYARMTFFTNKFRVPQIIGKSVVIHESPDDYRTQPAGASGRKIACGVIRAL; encoded by the coding sequence ATGTATTTTGACCAATATAAATGTCCATTTCTAAATGATGATTATTACTTTGATTACAGGTCTGAGGATGAACTATATATGAGACCTGTAAGGAGAGCACAAGCTAATATAGTAGGAGGAGCAATAGCACCTAATATTAGGGGAGTTGTTATTTTTACAGCTGTAGCTAACGGAACAGAAGTTTCTGTTGTACTTAATGGACTTCCACCATATAGACCTGCAATGGGTGGAAGACCTCAGGTTGGTCCTCATGGTTTTCATATACATGGAATTGGAGATTGCACAAAAGGAACAGCGCTTAAACCATTTCCAAACACTGGAGAACACTGGAATCCAACTAATCAACCACATGGCAATCATGCGGGAGATTTCCCTGTAATTTTTTCGAATAACGGTTATGCCCGTATGACATTTTTTACAAACAAGTTTAGAGTTCCTCAAATTATAGGGAAATCTGTGGTGATTCATGAAAGTCCAGATGATTATAGAACTCAGCCAGCAGGAGCATCTGGTAGAAAAATAGCATGTGGTGTTATTAGAGCATTATAA
- a CDS encoding cobyric acid synthase, whose translation MAKIMIQGTASSVGKSILVAALCRIFKQDGYSVCPYKSQNMSLNSYITLEGKEMGRAQVLQAYASKLEPEVYMNPILLKPTTDKSCQVIVKGEVYKNCSAKDYYSMKKEFAPMLKKDFEELENKFDIVVIEGAGSPAEINLRENDIVNMGLAELVDAPVILAGDIDKGGVFASLFGTVMLLEENEKKRIKGTIINKFRGDVDILKPGLSMLEERINIPCLGVVPYFNLNLEDEDGAVEFNTEVNSNIDIAVIKLPHISNFTDIDALKIEEDVSLRYITSSENFGNPDLLIIPGSKNTIGDLLYIRENGIEKKIKEYAENHGFIFGICGGYQMLGDLIEDPFKMETEFLSVKGIGLLNIDTTFLDSKVTTRVKGNVINPKIPVYGYEIHMGVSKFGEKVKPLIEIINKNGEEVLIEDGAINEEKNVMGTYIHGIFDGREFREYIINSLREKKGIKRKKSVVYEDIRNAEIDKLADIVRDSLDMNKIYEIIGIEEKV comes from the coding sequence ATGGCAAAAATAATGATTCAGGGAACTGCATCTTCTGTAGGAAAGAGTATATTAGTTGCAGCGCTTTGCAGAATTTTTAAGCAGGATGGTTATTCTGTTTGTCCATATAAGTCTCAAAACATGTCCTTAAATTCATATATAACACTTGAAGGTAAAGAAATGGGAAGAGCTCAAGTACTTCAAGCCTATGCGTCTAAACTTGAACCTGAGGTTTATATGAATCCAATACTTTTAAAGCCTACAACAGATAAAAGCTGTCAGGTTATTGTAAAAGGTGAGGTTTATAAAAATTGTAGTGCTAAAGACTACTACAGCATGAAAAAAGAATTTGCCCCTATGCTCAAAAAGGATTTTGAAGAGTTAGAAAATAAATTTGATATAGTTGTAATAGAGGGAGCAGGAAGTCCTGCTGAAATAAATTTAAGAGAAAATGATATTGTAAATATGGGTTTGGCAGAGCTTGTAGATGCACCAGTAATTTTAGCTGGAGATATAGACAAAGGAGGAGTTTTTGCTTCTCTTTTTGGAACAGTAATGCTTTTAGAGGAAAATGAGAAAAAGAGAATAAAAGGGACTATAATAAATAAATTTAGGGGAGACGTGGACATACTAAAACCCGGACTTTCAATGCTTGAAGAAAGAATAAACATTCCTTGCTTAGGAGTTGTACCATATTTTAATTTAAATTTAGAGGATGAGGATGGGGCTGTAGAGTTTAATACAGAAGTCAATTCTAATATAGACATAGCAGTAATTAAGCTGCCTCACATATCTAATTTTACAGATATTGATGCGTTAAAAATAGAAGAAGATGTTTCTTTAAGGTATATAACTTCAAGTGAGAATTTTGGTAATCCTGATTTACTCATCATTCCTGGTAGTAAGAATACTATAGGTGATCTACTATATATAAGAGAAAATGGAATAGAGAAAAAAATAAAAGAGTACGCAGAAAATCATGGATTTATTTTTGGTATATGTGGTGGATATCAAATGCTCGGAGATTTAATTGAAGATCCTTTTAAGATGGAAACTGAGTTTTTAAGTGTGAAAGGTATAGGGCTTCTTAATATAGATACTACTTTCTTAGACAGTAAAGTTACTACAAGAGTTAAAGGAAATGTAATAAATCCTAAAATTCCAGTTTATGGTTATGAAATACACATGGGAGTTTCTAAATTTGGTGAAAAAGTTAAGCCACTTATAGAAATTATTAATAAAAATGGTGAAGAGGTTTTAATAGAAGATGGAGCAATAAATGAAGAAAAGAACGTTATGGGAACGTACATTCATGGAATATTTGATGGGCGTGAATTTAGAGAGTATATTATTAATTCTTTAAGAGAAAAAAAAGGTATTAAGAGAAAAAAATCAGTAGTATATGAGGATATTAGAAATGCTGAAATAGATAAACTTGCAGATATTGTTAGAGATAGCCTTGATATGAATAAAATATATGAAATCATTGGAATTGAGGAAAAAGTATGA
- a CDS encoding polysaccharide deacetylase family protein: MKNGNRLKKKNIIITLGLVLISFGFFSAILLNNMHKNNLRKQEVEKQNEIAKRHKKEKKKLEEKKAKERKEETPGQFTPWTVKREDGKKIAYLTFDDGPSPNTAKIIDILNQNNIKATFFLIGSNAENFPDLVREEFKNGEVIGNHTYSHILSNKLNPEKFLEDLNKCDEVLKNILGKNYDSRLARFPGGSFGNNLNATREAVTKAGYRFVDWNDEIGDARGKNLPEAVLLSNLKKYTNYDTVVLLMHDTTPKTTTVAVLPQIIQYLRDRGYIFATL; the protein is encoded by the coding sequence ATGAAAAATGGCAATAGATTAAAAAAGAAAAATATTATTATAACATTGGGTTTAGTGTTGATTTCTTTTGGCTTTTTTTCTGCTATATTATTAAATAATATGCATAAAAATAATTTGAGAAAGCAAGAAGTTGAAAAACAAAATGAAATAGCTAAAAGACATAAAAAGGAAAAGAAAAAGCTTGAAGAAAAAAAGGCGAAAGAACGCAAAGAAGAAACGCCAGGACAATTTACACCTTGGACAGTTAAAAGAGAAGATGGTAAGAAAATTGCATATTTAACTTTTGATGATGGACCATCACCCAATACTGCTAAAATAATAGACATACTAAATCAAAATAATATAAAAGCAACCTTTTTTTTAATAGGAAGTAATGCCGAAAATTTTCCTGACTTAGTAAGAGAAGAATTCAAAAATGGAGAGGTTATAGGTAATCACACATATAGTCATATATTAAGCAACAAGTTGAATCCAGAGAAGTTTTTAGAGGATTTAAACAAATGTGATGAGGTACTAAAAAACATATTGGGTAAAAATTATGATTCTAGGCTTGCTAGATTTCCAGGAGGATCATTTGGCAATAATTTGAATGCAACTAGAGAAGCTGTTACTAAAGCAGGCTATAGATTTGTAGATTGGAATGATGAAATTGGAGATGCGCGAGGGAAAAATTTACCGGAAGCAGTACTTTTATCAAATCTAAAAAAATATACAAATTATGATACAGTTGTGTTATTAATGCATGATACTACTCCTAAAACAACTACAGTAGCAGTTCTCCCACAGATAATTCAATATTTAAGAGATAGAGGATATATATTTGCTACATTGTAA
- the cbiQ gene encoding cobalt ECF transporter T component CbiQ, with amino-acid sequence MSLLEFKNTAEVESFVHRFDGRVKTIIFFIGIITVVMLSKWYVILSFWIFSLLLFFSAGINMKKLIHRLSMPALMAVIVFVNVSFTNGSHCIYTLNLGFKLNIYLEGLQFGSIVFLRVIAAVTLGYLLIYTTPMTEILETLRILKVPTTIIDIANMMYRYLFIIEEVRDNMNRAQICRMGKNASPYKRLIDSGKTAAYVLIKSLDKSTSIYKAMISRGYNAETTHFTFFREKIRFQDKVFIILAIAFIAIEIIANQM; translated from the coding sequence ATGAGTCTTTTGGAATTTAAAAATACAGCTGAAGTAGAAAGTTTCGTTCATAGGTTTGATGGAAGAGTGAAAACTATTATATTCTTTATAGGTATAATAACAGTAGTAATGCTTTCAAAATGGTATGTCATTTTAAGTTTCTGGATTTTTTCATTATTATTGTTTTTTAGTGCAGGAATTAATATGAAAAAACTTATCCATAGATTATCTATGCCAGCTTTAATGGCAGTCATTGTTTTTGTAAATGTAAGTTTTACTAATGGAAGTCACTGCATTTATACCTTAAACCTTGGATTTAAGCTTAATATTTATTTAGAAGGATTACAGTTTGGTAGTATAGTCTTTCTTAGAGTAATTGCAGCAGTTACTCTAGGATATTTACTTATTTATACTACTCCTATGACAGAAATTCTTGAAACTTTAAGGATATTAAAAGTGCCTACTACCATTATAGATATAGCTAATATGATGTATAGATATCTTTTTATAATAGAAGAAGTAAGAGATAACATGAATAGAGCTCAAATATGCCGAATGGGCAAAAATGCTTCTCCTTATAAAAGACTAATAGATTCAGGAAAAACCGCAGCCTACGTACTAATTAAATCATTAGATAAGAGTACATCCATATATAAAGCAATGATTTCAAGAGGCTACAATGCAGAGACGACGCACTTTACTTTTTTTCGTGAAAAGATAAGGTTTCAGGATAAAGTTTTTATAATATTAGCCATAGCATTTATAGCCATAGAAATTATAGCTAATCAAATGTGA
- a CDS encoding energy-coupling factor ABC transporter ATP-binding protein: MQISIKDVSYIYSDGFKALNNINIDIEKGERVAILGPNGAGKSTLFNMLNGIITPSCGIVEINGLSTLNKKNLNLVRETVGMVFQDSDDQLFNSSVMQEIAYGLMNMKLQEKEIEERTKWALKIVDMEGTEKRSPHNLSGGQKKKIALASVLSMRPQVLVLDEPTVSLDPRGTIKLVKLLNEINKEMGITIIFSTHDMDIVPLLADKIYVLDEGRVILGGSTNEVFNNKNILRNINLRLPRAAHLSEILQKDGYLEFEKLPLTLGAVRGEIKNFRRD; the protein is encoded by the coding sequence ATGCAAATAAGTATTAAAGATGTAAGCTACATTTATAGTGACGGTTTTAAAGCGCTTAATAACATTAATATAGATATAGAAAAAGGGGAAAGAGTAGCTATTTTAGGGCCTAATGGAGCAGGAAAATCCACCTTGTTTAATATGCTTAATGGAATAATAACTCCATCTTGTGGAATAGTTGAAATAAATGGGCTTAGTACTTTGAATAAGAAAAATTTGAACTTAGTACGTGAAACAGTTGGAATGGTATTTCAAGATTCAGATGACCAACTATTTAATTCAAGTGTAATGCAAGAAATAGCTTATGGTTTGATGAACATGAAACTTCAGGAAAAAGAAATTGAAGAAAGAACAAAGTGGGCGCTTAAAATTGTAGATATGGAAGGTACTGAAAAGAGAAGTCCTCACAACTTGAGTGGAGGGCAAAAAAAGAAAATAGCTCTTGCTAGTGTTTTATCTATGAGACCACAAGTTTTAGTATTGGATGAACCTACAGTATCACTAGACCCAAGGGGAACAATAAAGCTTGTAAAACTTCTTAATGAAATAAATAAAGAAATGGGAATCACAATTATATTTTCCACACATGATATGGATATTGTACCGCTTTTAGCAGACAAAATATATGTATTAGATGAAGGAAGAGTAATTTTAGGTGGAAGTACAAATGAGGTATTCAACAATAAAAATATACTTAGAAATATAAATTTAAGGCTTCCAAGAGCGGCACATCTAAGTGAAATTTTGCAGAAGGATGGCTATCTTGAGTTTGAAAAATTACCGCTTACTCTAGGTGCTGTAAGGGGAGAAATTAAAAATTTTAGGAGGGATTAG
- a CDS encoding kinase, with protein sequence MKARARYPASFGELVQGRNQGMDILISCPVNLFTEVTLFESKEKRQQNNFKSIKFLHNILTRWGLEEYIDDLDIIVNSNIPRGKGFASSTADLSALYYALLDFYGRQFNEKELIEECIKIEPTDSIIFDKLTVFDYKKGTYKRALGEYPKLYILAFEGRKIIDTISFNKRKLKKAEEVGDLIDKVKASLKVNNIEDIALASTESIIRNKARLNYEILDEILRLKDNTFGLGILGAHSGDALGIIYDSKKAREKAMEKVFNIRGYKIYKLETLLKHEMNWGISNEYYGINK encoded by the coding sequence ATGAAAGCACGAGCAAGATATCCAGCGAGTTTTGGAGAATTAGTACAAGGAAGAAATCAGGGAATGGATATACTAATTTCATGTCCTGTTAACTTATTTACTGAAGTAACCTTGTTTGAAAGTAAAGAAAAAAGGCAGCAAAATAATTTTAAAAGTATTAAGTTTTTACATAACATTTTAACTAGATGGGGATTAGAAGAATACATAGATGATTTAGATATTATAGTGAATTCAAATATTCCAAGAGGAAAGGGCTTTGCTAGCAGTACTGCAGATTTGAGTGCTCTATATTATGCGCTTTTGGACTTTTATGGAAGACAATTTAATGAAAAAGAATTGATTGAAGAATGTATAAAAATAGAGCCTACAGATAGTATAATATTTGATAAATTAACTGTATTTGATTATAAAAAAGGTACTTATAAGAGAGCTCTTGGAGAGTATCCTAAGCTTTACATTTTGGCCTTTGAAGGCAGAAAAATAATTGATACTATAAGCTTTAATAAGAGAAAATTGAAAAAAGCTGAAGAAGTTGGAGATTTGATTGATAAGGTAAAGGCTTCTCTTAAGGTAAATAATATAGAAGATATTGCTTTAGCTTCAACTGAAAGTATTATTAGAAATAAAGCTAGACTTAATTATGAAATTTTAGACGAAATTCTTAGGCTTAAGGATAATACTTTTGGGCTTGGAATTTTGGGAGCTCATAGTGGAGACGCTCTTGGAATAATTTATGATAGTAAAAAGGCAAGAGAAAAAGCAATGGAAAAAGTTTTTAATATAAGGGGCTATAAAATATACAAACTTGAAACATTATTAAAACATGAAATGAATTGGGGGATAAGTAATGAATACTATGGAATTAATAAATAA